In the genome of Phlebotomus papatasi isolate M1 chromosome 2, Ppap_2.1, whole genome shotgun sequence, one region contains:
- the LOC129800930 gene encoding luciferin sulfotransferase-like, with the protein MLLEIVKDTAISYYYHYVNFQHYVHDFSDFIEVFLDDKTNFSPYHSHIIDFWNLHHEENILFLTFEEYETQLFQKYILQTIEDICKVKMVDQNFRITRKGAVGLHNEEMSQDLIDKFNKWTDM; encoded by the exons ATGTTGCTAGAAATTGTGAAAGACACGGCTATATCTTATTACTATCATTATGTAAACTTCCAACATTATGTTCATGACTTTTCTGATTTCATCGAAGTCTTCCTTGACGATAAAACAAATTTCTCTCCATATCACTCCCACATTATCGATTTTTGGAATCTACATCATGAAGAAAATATCTTGTTTCTTACTTTTGAGGAATATGAAACACAATTATTCCAAA AATACATCTTGCAAACAATTGAGGACATTTGCAAGGTCAAAATGGTAGACCAGAATTTCAGAATTACTCGGAAAGGTGCTGTTGGATTGCACAATGAGGAAATGTCACAGGATCTTATTGATAAGTTCAACAAATGGACGGATA